In Silene latifolia isolate original U9 population chromosome 3, ASM4854445v1, whole genome shotgun sequence, a single window of DNA contains:
- the LOC141649209 gene encoding uncharacterized protein LOC141649209 — protein sequence MGSYGDEILCDVVLMDACHILLGRPWLFYRDVLYHGRRNEYKLRDKGKRIMFKPMAPSASRLMSTKQGKKPNLTMFASEREVENALVEGERVYLMVVNETHGDGVINGQVEGLVKEFEDVFPKDLPPGLPPIRGIEH from the coding sequence ATGGGTTCTTATGGTGATGAGATATTGTGCGATGTGGTTCTAATGGATGCTTGTCACATTTTGTTGGGACGTCCTTGGCTATTTTATCGTGATGTGTTGTACCATGGCAGGCGCAATGAGTATAAATTGCGTGATAAAGGGAAGAGGATCATGTTCAAACCCATGGCTCCTAGTGCTAGTAGGTTGATGAGTACTAAGCAAGGGAAGAAACCAAACCTTACTATGTTTGCTAGTGAGCGTGAAGTGGAGAATGCTCTTGTTGAGGGTGAAAGGGTTTATTTGATGGTGGTTAACGAGACACATGGTGATGGTGTGATCAACGGGCAGGTTGAAGGCTTGGTAAAGGAGTTCGAGGATGTTTTTCCCAAAGATCTACCTCCGGGTTTACCACCTATTCGTGGGATCGAACACTAA